One region of Culex pipiens pallens isolate TS chromosome 2, TS_CPP_V2, whole genome shotgun sequence genomic DNA includes:
- the LOC120418325 gene encoding uncharacterized protein LOC120418325 — MIAVCQDDQPKEFREEIVKTNKFVRNICRFYFVYTGSNIPVYIVAPILLTFWKYLRWNDPNAPFYFDFPNELPLLNHRNMWHYVICEVLIAPVFFCSAIFLALKSMLYYSLLQYVSLMFKLVLKRIQLLDKSLSHRRRRRQLNRQVDAVVKHHYLALKCAAMLEELISPILLAQFLGCVIVWCMLIFYMTMSIGNFGALTTLILCEILAFEMLAFSFFGSELTHVVSLHFKNCLVLSLRKSLPELFRRHRDLQLPLVRRSVGDPEKSATN; from the exons ATGATTGCAGTTTGTCAAGATGACCAACCGAAGGAGTTTCGTGAGGAGATCGTCAAAACTAACAAGTTCGTCCGCAACATCTGTCGGTTCTACTTCGTGTACACCGGGTCCAACATCCCGGTCTACATCGTAGCTCCCATTTTGCTGACCTTTTGGAAATACCTGCGCTGGAATGACCCCAACGCACCCTTCTACTTTGACTTTCCCAATGA ACTCCCCCTCCTGAACCACCGCAACATGTGGCACTACGTCATCTGCGAAGTCCTGATCGCCCCCGTGTTCTTCTGCAGCGCCATCTTCCTCGCCCTCAAATCGATGCTCTACTACAGTCTGCTCCAGTACGTATCGCTGATGTTTAAGCTGGTTCTTAAGCGCATCCAGCTGCTCGATAAGTCGCTAAGCCACCGTCGCCGCCGACGGCAGCTCAACCGCCAAGTGGACGCCGTCGTTAAGCATCACTATCTGGCCCTGAA ATGTGCCGCCATGCTGGAGGAACTTATCAGCCCGATTCTGCTGGCCCAATTTCTCGGCTGTGTGATTGTGTGGTGTATGCTCATCTTCTACATGACCATG AGCATTGGAAACTTTGGAGCCCTCACAACGCTAATCCTTTGCGAGATTTtagcttttgaaatgttggcgtttTCATTCTTCGGCTCTGAACTGACTCACGTGGTGAGTCTTCACTTTAAAAATTGTCTCGTCCTGTCATTGAGGAAATCTCTTCCAGAGCTCTTCCGTCGCCACCGAGATCTACAACTTCCGCTGGTACGACGCTCCGTTGGCGATCCAGAGAAAAGTGCTACTAATTAG